A single region of the Podospora pseudopauciseta strain CBS 411.78 chromosome 1, whole genome shotgun sequence genome encodes:
- a CDS encoding hypothetical protein (COG:S; EggNog:ENOG503PBQ3), with the protein MKFAVISLVLWAGMALAVDPGVLSVENLTQDLLRVESVREIKNIQRTYAQLAQHGRWKGMASLFAENGILRWGKGAGDILSTSDASSITGRPAIENWLQQEAGDMDGINPGSLHVFMSDMPVITLADDGNTAKGRWTALRKLGNGKGATRIEGGIFENEYVSSGGKWKISLLRYYPLYAGTYEKGWKNLGLNGSLPVISYHYTLDQAGVTLLHAGRTASRSKEGTGTLNRRSTPAASLSVDELEYRVAHLNEEDEVRNLVHGMGYYVDRRMWPDVISLFTSNGTITVQNNTSPAGPAGIQSVLNRMGPEGLSHGILNEHPIFGTVVNVSPDHKTAVARGLEIGLIGDDNAQTGQWQFCVFHHSLVKDLDTGTWKIQDLGYHRLLFADYAAGWGDGGILPASSLDPPPVLPPYYQSTENRRPVEWRPFYKRYPAWEEPEEEMRDRLANIHRLLLRSSAYDESENTSGSYGFYIDDIRCSDFAKLHSDRGHKLSPGIGWYYTPDAISLSCASRYYRQNSTTYNPSMSSLRSSVPFHWRLQPVILVSHDGRSATLRTRNLQTGTSRTQGSNGWMGGMYHDQLVLENGKRKLWSITIDEFYWNSRNWTAGWANVVPHVSNATTPRRWMSRRQSNDLPPDVSLRHPALLERETGFNGGPPPTVSWPGVQRMWWAYRNLVTGAMPSDSSYWGPPGCVPCRGAKPEWALTANGYQEPPSGPTIVTADWLEGSGVDIEVTVKGGPEESAKGGWVQLVLDFNGEITKFGEEGPVGEDGKVVLRVRGPGAFGTTVPIQVFYFGNENLKPGKGIMRDRK; encoded by the coding sequence ATGAAGTTCGCCGTCATTTCGTTGGTCCTCTGGGCTGGCATGGCTTTAGCTGTCGACCCTGGCGTGCTCAGTGTCGAGAATCTCACCCAAGATCTTCTGCGAGTCGAATCTGTGCGCGAGATCAAGAACATCCAACGGACATATGCCCAATTGGCGCAGCATGGCCGCTGGAAAGGAATGGCGAGTCTGTTTGCAGAGAATGGGATTCTTCGATGGGGCAAAGGGGCTGGAGACATTCTTTCTACAAGTGACGCCAGTTCTATCACGGGGCGCCCGGCCATCGAGAACTGGTTGCAGCAAGAAGCTGGGGATATGGACGGGATCAATCCAGGGTCTCTCCATGTTTTCATGAGCGACATGCCGGTCATAACGCTTGCGGACGACGGCAACACTGCAAAAGGCCGGTGGACAGCACTGAGGAAGCTCGGCAACGGCAAAGGCGCGACTAGGATCGAGGGTGGGATTTTTGAGAACGAATATGTGTCCAGCGGGGGCAAATGGAAGATTTCCTTACTGCGGTACTACCCTCTCTACGCAGGTACCTACGAGAAAGGGTGGAAGAATCTGGGGCTAAACGGATCGCTCCCCGTTATTTCATACCACTACACCCTCGACCAGGCTGGCGTTACACTTCTCCACGCCGGAAGAACTGCAAGCCGTTCGAAGGAGGGCACTGGCACATTGAATCGTCGATCAACACCCGCCGCTAGCCTTTCCGTAGACGAGCTGGAATACCGGGTTGCCCATCTcaacgaagaagacgaggtgCGAAATCTTGTTCATGGCATGGGGTATTATGTCGACAGGCGAATGTGGCCGGATGTTATCAGTCTTTTTACCTCGAacggcaccatcaccgtccAAAATAACACGTCACCGGCTGGACCTGCAGGCATCCAGTCTGTTCTAAACCGCATGGGTCCAGAAGGGCTGTCTCACGGCATTCTCAACGAACACCCAATCTTTGGCACTGTTGTCAACGTCAGTCCAGATCACAAGACTGCCGTCGCTCGAGGGCTGGAGATTGGCCTGATTGGTGATGATAATGCTCAGACCGGTCAATGGCAGTTTTGCGTTTTCCACCATAGCCTCGTCAAAGACCTGGATACCGGCACTTGGAAGATCCAAGACCTGGGATACCACCGCCTGCTCTTTGCCGATTATGCCGCCGGctggggagatgggggtaTCTTGCCAGCTTCTTCGTTGGACCCACCTCCTGTCCTACCCCCCTATTACCAATCAACTGAGAACCGACGGCCTGTAGAATGGCGACCATTCTACAAGCGATATCCGGCGTGGGAAGAACCAGAAGAGGAAATGCGAGACAGACTTGCCAACATTCACCGTCTGCTCTTGCGCTCTTCCGCCTATGACGAATCCGAAAACACCTCCGGCTCCTATGGCTTCTACATCGACGACATTCGCTGCTCAGACTTTGCCAAGTTGCACTCGGATCGAGGCCACAAGTTATCCCCCGGAATAGGATGGTACTACACCCCCGACGcgatctccctctcctgtgCATCCCGCTACTACCGCCAAAACAGCACCACCTACAACCCCTCCATGTCCTCCCTCCGCTCCTCTGTACCCTTTCACTGGCGACTCCAGCCCGTGATTCTCGTATCTCACGATGGTCGCTCTGCCACCCTCCGAACCCGCAACCTGCAGACAGGAACAAGCAGAACACAAGGGAGCAACGGctggatgggggggatgtaCCACGACCAACTCGTCTTGGAAAATGGCAAACGCAAGCTCTGGTCCATTACGATTGATGAGTTCTACTGGAACAGCCGAAACTGGACCGCCGGATGGGCCAACGTTGTCCCCCATGTATCCAACGCAACCACTCCCAGACGTTGGATGAGCAGGCGCCAGTCCAACGACCTCCCACCTGACGTCTCCCTGCGACACCCCGCACTGCTGGAGCGAGAAACTGGCTTCAACGGTggcccaccaccaaccgTCTCTTGGCCAGGCGTTCAAAGGATGTGGTGGGCCTACCGCAACCTCGTCACGGGAGCGATGCCATCGGATAGCTCGTACTGGGGACCGCCGGGCTGTGTTCCCTGCCGGGGGGCAAAGCCGGAGTGGGCACTGACGGCGAACGGGTACCAGGAACCGCCTTCGGGTCCGACAATCGTGACAGCAGATTGGCTTGAGGGTTCGGGCGTTGATATCGAGGTCACTGTCAAGGGGGGACCAGAGGAGTCGGCCAAGGGTGGTTGGGTGCAGCTTGTGTTGGACTTCAATGGCGAAATTACCAAgtttggtgaggaagggccggttggggaggatggaaaAGTGGTCTTGCGGGTACGTGGCCCCGGGGCTTTTGGGACGACGGTGCCAATTCAGGTGTTCTACTTTGGTAATGAGAATTTGAAACCTGGGAAGGGAATCATGCGGGACAGGAAGTAG
- a CDS encoding hypothetical protein (EggNog:ENOG503PRJ4), translated as MTSDAANIAVRERRRQSAPADLERRNIMKALTAAEHSRRQFILNYAASKDTSLLMPGKKSDVVKLSEQWVVGWLHQNNLNPVSNEFFKYTVDTHLWSTYVGNAVEFPFSFMLPVDDSTATSPVSRRESDSTQVRPLSEVDSLDKAQTKESTQSEEQTSSQRKADTRQLPVLSAQTAAKQWSSMRKRQSPTVREVRAGEEDKKRSFSLTSIDDLKMTKASTKKVPLFTRLGRSWSRRMSST; from the exons ATGACATCAGACGCGGCGAACATTGCTGTCAGAGAGCGGAGACGTCAGTCGGCCCCAGCGGACTTGGAGCGACGCAACATCATGAAAGCCCTGACTGCCGCCGAACACTCTCGACGCCAGTTCATCCTTAACTATGCAGCAAGTAAAGACACTTCGCTGCTGATGCCGGGAAAGAAGTCAGATGTCGTCAAGCTATCGGAGCAATGGGTGGTTGGATGGCTTCACCAGAACAACCTTAACCCCGTCAGCAATGAATTCTTCAAGTACACTGTTGACACCCACCTCTGGTCCACCTACG TCGGAAACGCGGTGGAATTCCCGTTCTCCTTTATGCTCCCAGTTGACGACTCCACTGCCACCAGCCCCGTCAGTCGGCGGGAATCCGATAGCACCCAGGTTCGTCCCCTCAGCGAGGTGGACTCCTTGGACAAGGCCCAGACCAAGGAGAGCACACAGAGCGAAGAACAAACTTCATCCCAGCGCAAGGCAGACACGCGGCAGCTCCCCGTGCTTTCAGCTCAAACAGCCGCCAAGCAGTGGTCGTCCATGAGGAAACGGCAGTCGCCAACAGTGAGAGAGGTGCGGGCAGGAGAGGAGGACAAAAAACGGAGCTTTTCGTTGACGAGTATTGACGACCTCAAAATGACCAAGGCGAGCACCAAGAAAGTGCCTCTGTTTACCCGGTTGGGACGCTCATGGTCACGACGGATGTCTTCTACTTGA